In the bacterium genome, one interval contains:
- a CDS encoding sigma-54 dependent transcriptional regulator produces MPGTILVIDDDADIRRLIRFALEEHDYEVIEANDGESGLAQFTTVLPDLSIIDVGLPGKYDGVDVLRFMHDVQARHPVLIISGQASPEKAVEAMKQGAFDYLGKPLNLEKLSLLIERALTFARKDTELERVTETTKATFGFDRLIGSCGCMQDVINTARKVATVPFATVLLTGDSGTGKELIAHAIHLASSNAKEPFVEVNCAAMPENLLEAELFGFEKGAFTDAKARKRGLFEVASAGTFFLDEMGDMPPNLQVKLLKVIEERSFRRLGGTQTLNVQFRLIAATNADLHERMAVGMFRRDLYYRLNVFTIHLPPLRERGRDIIEIAEHFVRHFNKEFGKTMDGISPDAQQVLLAYDWPGNIRELRNAIERAVLISAANEIRPQDLAIKVRYKPAPVLPVQPTVSAIEPPPVAATNGNGDGLEIKIPQHGVNFEEVEQQLIRIAMRHCNNNASAAARFLRMTRETLRYRLKKFGIREEAERSE; encoded by the coding sequence ATGCCCGGGACGATTCTTGTTATCGATGATGATGCCGATATCCGCCGGCTGATCCGCTTTGCCCTCGAAGAGCATGATTACGAAGTGATTGAAGCCAATGACGGGGAGTCCGGGCTGGCGCAGTTTACCACGGTGCTGCCCGATCTCTCGATCATCGATGTCGGTCTGCCGGGGAAATATGACGGTGTGGATGTCCTGCGGTTCATGCATGATGTGCAGGCCCGCCATCCGGTGCTGATTATCAGCGGTCAGGCCTCTCCTGAAAAGGCCGTGGAAGCCATGAAGCAGGGTGCGTTCGATTATCTGGGCAAACCGCTCAACCTCGAAAAGCTCTCGCTCCTGATTGAGCGCGCGTTGACCTTTGCCCGCAAAGATACCGAACTGGAGCGGGTCACCGAGACCACCAAGGCCACCTTCGGGTTTGACCGCCTTATCGGCTCCTGCGGGTGCATGCAGGATGTCATCAACACCGCCCGCAAGGTGGCCACCGTGCCCTTTGCCACCGTGCTGCTCACCGGAGATTCCGGCACCGGCAAGGAACTCATTGCCCATGCCATTCACCTTGCCAGTTCCAATGCCAAGGAGCCGTTTGTCGAGGTCAACTGCGCCGCCATGCCGGAGAACCTGCTCGAAGCCGAACTCTTCGGTTTCGAAAAAGGCGCGTTCACCGATGCCAAGGCGCGCAAACGGGGCCTGTTCGAAGTGGCCTCCGCCGGAACCTTCTTCCTCGATGAAATGGGAGACATGCCGCCCAATTTGCAGGTCAAACTGCTGAAGGTAATCGAAGAGCGCAGTTTCCGCCGCCTCGGCGGCACCCAGACGCTGAATGTACAGTTCCGCCTGATCGCCGCCACCAATGCCGATCTGCACGAGCGCATGGCCGTCGGCATGTTCCGCCGTGATCTCTATTACCGCCTGAATGTGTTTACCATTCACCTCCCGCCGTTGCGGGAGCGGGGCCGGGACATTATCGAAATCGCCGAGCACTTCGTGCGGCACTTCAACAAAGAGTTCGGCAAGACCATGGACGGCATCTCGCCCGATGCACAGCAGGTGCTGCTTGCCTATGACTGGCCGGGCAATATTCGGGAATTGCGCAATGCCATCGAACGCGCGGTGTTGATCAGCGCGGCCAATGAGATCCGTCCGCAGGATCTGGCCATCAAAGTACGCTACAAACCGGCCCCCGTGCTTCCGGTTCAGCCAACCGTTTCGGCCATCGAACCGCCGCCCGTCGCTGCCACCAATGGCAACGGGGATGGCCTCGAGATTAAAATTCCGCAGCACGGCGTGAATTTCGAGGAGGTCGAGCAGCAACTCATCCGTATTGCCATGCGCCATTGCAACAACAATGCGTCCGCCGCCGCGCGTTTCCTGCGCATGACGCGCGAAACACTCCGCTACCGCCTCAAAAAGTTCGGTATCCGCGAAGAAGCCGAACGGTCCGAATAA
- a CDS encoding C25 family cysteine peptidase, which yields MTYKSALLLLALLLCSTSLANLHDTANRADYLIISTRDVLQNNSWIHDLANWRNQNGRTVGVISTDSIAAEFDTGTSADSTLKNFLWYAYRNWQQPRLRDVFIIGFHNVVPSHVEDDSSFWADSTGEHWYHQYYISDYFYVTDPDSNNHLPLFTVGRLPWDPDSGALWNYYSKITAYETPSSEDWQRRVHIIADYSDPYFSFWQDHGQPIADEVGAGYTIERDCPDVPPQDPWYGSREDIIAHMNAGSYLLTYVGHGGFGVWSARMMLLAETFDSLANGHRLPILAGYSYDVERYSGIYRAGTIATSLLSNPDGGAIACIGVSSWMWANAGLQLRRINARLATSDSVQTLSDIWRMSLDEFVRANPNGFDANRAVQQTTFGSMLLGDPGLRLPVHPAAAKESHVSPYPLVLSLSNAPNPFNPSTQIQFELNQAAHIKLEVLNILGQHVDTLLDETETAGAHTVTWNANAHPSGLYFAVLQTGSLRQVKKMMLLK from the coding sequence ATGACCTATAAATCCGCACTCCTCCTGCTTGCCCTGCTGCTCTGCTCGACCTCCTTAGCCAACTTGCACGATACCGCCAACCGCGCCGATTATCTGATCATTTCCACGCGTGACGTTCTGCAAAACAATTCCTGGATCCACGATCTGGCCAACTGGCGTAATCAAAATGGCCGCACCGTGGGCGTGATCTCCACCGACAGTATTGCGGCAGAATTCGACACCGGGACTTCCGCCGATTCCACTCTGAAGAATTTTCTCTGGTATGCCTACCGCAACTGGCAGCAACCCCGGCTGCGGGACGTCTTCATCATCGGCTTCCACAATGTGGTTCCTTCGCATGTGGAAGATGATTCCAGCTTCTGGGCGGATTCCACCGGAGAGCATTGGTACCACCAGTATTACATCTCCGATTACTTCTACGTTACCGATCCCGATTCGAACAATCATCTGCCCCTGTTCACGGTTGGCCGTCTGCCGTGGGATCCCGATTCCGGCGCACTCTGGAACTACTATTCCAAAATCACCGCTTACGAAACTCCGTCCAGTGAAGACTGGCAGCGGCGGGTGCACATCATCGCTGATTACTCGGATCCCTATTTCAGCTTCTGGCAGGATCATGGTCAGCCCATCGCCGATGAGGTCGGTGCGGGCTACACCATCGAGCGCGACTGTCCCGACGTTCCGCCGCAGGACCCGTGGTACGGCAGCCGCGAGGACATTATCGCCCACATGAACGCCGGAAGCTACCTGTTGACGTACGTCGGCCACGGAGGCTTTGGCGTCTGGTCGGCAAGAATGATGCTCCTGGCCGAAACATTCGATTCACTGGCCAATGGCCACCGCCTGCCAATTCTTGCCGGCTATTCCTATGATGTCGAACGGTACTCCGGCATCTATAGGGCGGGTACGATTGCCACCTCGCTGCTTTCTAATCCCGACGGTGGGGCCATCGCCTGCATCGGTGTCTCCAGTTGGATGTGGGCCAATGCCGGTCTCCAACTTCGCCGTATCAATGCCCGTTTGGCAACCTCCGACTCCGTGCAAACGCTGAGTGACATTTGGCGGATGAGTCTCGATGAATTTGTGCGCGCCAATCCCAATGGCTTCGATGCAAACCGCGCTGTCCAGCAAACCACCTTCGGCTCTATGTTGCTTGGCGACCCCGGCCTGCGCCTTCCTGTGCACCCGGCAGCGGCAAAGGAATCTCATGTGAGCCCTTATCCCTTAGTCCTTAGCCTTTCGAATGCGCCCAATCCCTTCAACCCCAGCACGCAGATTCAGTTCGAGTTGAACCAGGCCGCGCATATCAAGCTTGAAGTGCTGAACATCCTTGGCCAGCATGTGGATACACTGCTCGATGAGACCGAAACGGCCGGCGCGCACACCGTCACGTGGAACGCCAACGCCCATCCCTCCGGTCTGTATTTTGCGGTGCTGCAAACCGGCAGCCTGCGTCAGGTCAAGAAGATGATGCTGCTCAAATAG
- a CDS encoding C25 family cysteine peptidase, with protein MRTFFASISVTVLILCTVGQAGADLHDPAQAADYLIIAPADLLQSYPWIQQLAAWRSQHGRTAMIVAADSIWTEFGNGLPSDTTLKDFLFYVYDHWSAPHLRDVFIIGWHDLVPSHIDSTGGAAALTDYYYAVRENSPMLPLFSVGRLPWSPSQTPQLYDYYSKVVAYESQPEAPWQTRLQLIADFRDQAFNFEDASEGTIVNLNSSITVTRDYCDHPQGDPWHGDSSGIMQHLNDGSLIVAPFSRADFGTWGSGLHLTPQNLRTLSNGARLPIVLGIELDVNVNDFAVSGIPRALLENPDGGAIAYFGMSNFCFVMTTVMYRQSFFQVAAADTPRVLGDVWRYAAAISPSPDIHAMWEMLLGDPGLRLPAIHADTKDFAPQPSSLSLSCYPNPFNPSTQIQFELNRTEHVKLEVMNVLGQHVATLVDAPQIAGSHTVTWSGADHPSGLYFAVLEAGSVRHVTKMMLLK; from the coding sequence ATGCGAACCTTTTTTGCGAGCATCTCGGTAACGGTGCTCATCCTGTGTACCGTGGGCCAAGCCGGTGCGGACCTGCACGACCCCGCCCAAGCCGCCGACTACCTGATCATTGCCCCGGCGGACCTTCTGCAAAGTTATCCCTGGATCCAGCAGCTTGCGGCATGGCGCAGCCAGCATGGCCGCACGGCCATGATCGTCGCCGCGGACAGCATCTGGACCGAATTCGGGAACGGCCTTCCTTCAGATACCACTCTGAAGGATTTTTTGTTTTATGTCTATGATCACTGGAGCGCCCCGCACCTGCGAGACGTTTTCATCATCGGCTGGCACGATCTGGTGCCCAGCCACATTGACAGCACCGGCGGCGCGGCTGCACTGACGGATTACTACTATGCCGTGCGTGAAAACTCGCCCATGCTGCCGCTGTTCTCCGTGGGCCGCCTGCCGTGGAGCCCGTCGCAGACGCCGCAACTCTATGACTACTACAGCAAGGTTGTGGCTTACGAGTCCCAACCTGAAGCTCCGTGGCAGACCCGCCTGCAACTCATCGCCGATTTTCGGGACCAGGCTTTCAACTTCGAGGATGCGTCGGAAGGCACTATTGTCAATCTGAACTCCAGCATCACCGTAACCCGCGACTATTGTGACCATCCACAGGGCGATCCGTGGCATGGGGACAGTTCCGGCATCATGCAGCATCTGAATGACGGCAGTCTGATCGTTGCGCCCTTCAGCCGGGCGGACTTCGGAACGTGGGGCTCCGGGCTGCATTTGACGCCCCAAAACCTCCGCACGCTATCCAACGGTGCCCGGCTGCCCATTGTACTGGGGATTGAACTCGATGTGAACGTGAATGACTTCGCGGTGAGCGGCATTCCGCGCGCCTTGCTGGAAAATCCCGACGGCGGAGCCATTGCCTATTTCGGAATGAGCAATTTCTGCTTCGTTATGACAACGGTGATGTACCGCCAGAGTTTCTTTCAAGTGGCCGCGGCGGACACACCAAGAGTACTGGGAGACGTGTGGCGGTATGCAGCGGCGATAAGCCCTTCTCCCGATATACACGCCATGTGGGAAATGCTGCTCGGCGATCCCGGCCTGCGCCTTCCCGCCATCCACGCGGACACGAAGGATTTCGCCCCCCAGCCTTCATCCCTCAGCCTTTCCTGCTACCCGAACCCTTTCAACCCGTCAACGCAAATCCAATTCGAACTGAACCGGACCGAACACGTGAAGCTCGAAGTCATGAATGTGCTGGGCCAGCATGTGGCCACCCTTGTGGATGCACCGCAGATCGCCGGCAGCCACACCGTCACCTGGAGTGGCGCCGATCATCCTTCGGGCCTGTACTTTGCGGTGCTCGAAGCCGGTTCGGTCCGTCACGTTACGAAAATGATGCTCCTCAAATGA
- a CDS encoding cupredoxin domain-containing protein gives MLTLPNGDNPWVLLVEIAIAAFILWLLFFRKKFSYGADKRGLQRIEIRLAGRMAPAEVTVSAGLPAQLLIHRYDKEPEEELFEIEELGIYELLPALYTTVIAFNPEKRGRFPMILGGERKAGTMIVE, from the coding sequence GTGCTGACTCTTCCAAATGGCGATAATCCATGGGTTTTACTGGTCGAAATTGCGATTGCCGCGTTTATTCTGTGGCTTCTCTTCTTCCGCAAGAAATTCAGTTATGGTGCTGATAAACGTGGACTTCAACGTATTGAGATTCGGCTGGCCGGGCGAATGGCTCCCGCCGAAGTCACCGTTTCGGCAGGCCTTCCTGCACAACTGCTTATCCACCGCTATGACAAGGAGCCCGAAGAAGAGTTGTTTGAAATCGAAGAGCTTGGTATCTATGAACTTCTTCCTGCCCTCTATACAACAGTTATCGCATTTAACCCTGAAAAACGGGGAAGGTTTCCGATGATCTTAGGCGGCGAACGAAAAGCTGGGACGATGATCGTCGAATGA
- a CDS encoding helix-turn-helix domain-containing protein: MVILNIQQAAKFLGKTPAALRNGYKRWGVPHFRLGGQIKFTQEALQEWVAKNMVEATAEPSTEPKNKPAAPADGRRSKRGSVKAASRP; the protein is encoded by the coding sequence ATGGTGATCCTGAACATTCAGCAGGCTGCGAAGTTCTTGGGAAAGACCCCTGCAGCCCTCCGCAACGGTTACAAGAGGTGGGGCGTGCCCCACTTCCGGCTTGGTGGTCAGATCAAGTTCACGCAGGAAGCACTTCAAGAGTGGGTTGCGAAGAACATGGTCGAAGCGACCGCTGAACCCAGCACGGAGCCTAAGAATAAACCCGCTGCGCCTGCCGACGGCCGTCGTAGCAAGCGGGGTTCAGTCAAGGCAGCTTCGCGCCCGTAG